AACCTTCTGTTTTTCTTCCTTACAGCATTCCAGACTTATCAATAAGCATTCTAATTCAGCCTTTATCTGGTCAAAAGCTTTGATTTTTTCACGCTTCTCAGAAAGCACTGACTGTAACTCAGCCTCTAATTCTAAGATCTTTAGtgatagatcttcattcttcttcaagtgAGAAGCCTCTGATTTCTTTCTGCTCTCAAGTTCATTAATGGCATCTTGTAATTTCCACAGCATCTCCTCACCATGCTTTTTGGAAATAGAAAGTTGGTGTCTCAGTTCTTGGAGCTTTGTTTCATACTGTTCTTTAATGAAGGCAATTCTTAAGGAGTCTTGCATTGCAACTGATGGACCTTCAGGTTCCCTTCTCTCACGAGCCTGAAGGCACTCAGCATCAGACTTGTCCTTAAGCCCCTTTAAATGGATGGACAAATTCTTAAACTCTTCCGTCTTCAAAATCTGTTCGGAGAGCCTGCGGGTAAGCTCGTTGCACTGATTCTGCAGCATCACTAACTTATTGTCACATTCTTCTTGCGAGGTTAACTGAGCACGCTGTTCATCCAGTTTGGCTTCAAGAACTATACCTTTAGTTTCCAGTTCAACGTTGGAGATTGTCAGATTGTCAATCTCTTCCTGAAAACTTTTTAGCATGTGATTCAGTTGCTCAAGCTCAATAGCATGTAAATTTTTATCCTCCAAAAATCTGACCTCCATAGCTGAAGCTTGATTCTTGTACTCCTCAAGTTCAGCCTTCATGAGGCTGTTCGTATCCAGAAGGACTCTGTTCTGTGTAAAAAAGGCATCTAAATCAGAGCTCAGGGATTCAAGAGTCAAAGACAATCTTGTATTTTCTTCAACGTACCTCTCTTCACTAACAAGACAGAGATTTAGTCTATTTTGTACATCAATATGCTGCTTGTGAAGCTCCCTGAGGTTCCTATTTGAAGACTGAAATTTCTGAACAAGCTCCTCAAACTGGGCCTCATACTGAAGCATGGTGAAGATGATTTGAACATCAGCAGCTATAAAAAGTTCATGCATATCAGATAACTGACTTTCCAGACCAGTAATAGAAGAAGATTCTTCATGAACCTGTTGCAGGCGATCCTCATAGTGCTTCAAAAGGTCACAGAATCTCGATTTCTCTATTTCTAAATCTGATGCCATTTGTTTGAAACGGACCAATTCAGTTTTCTGTTGGTCAAAATGGAGCAACTGATCATGTTTCTCACTCAACTTGTGAGTAAATTCTGTAACTAAACCCTCTAGATTACCTCTGTTTTCTCTCTCAACATGCAAATCATCCTGCAGACATCTCAAACTTTCTTTTAAATTATTAACTTCCAATGCCAGCTTGACAGATTCCTCAGTTTTATCCTGTAAAGATGCCATCAGAACTTGGTTTTCTTGTGTAAATTCTGCTATTGTCAACTTACTCCTACCAAGTTCCTCAGTTACAGTCTCCAGAGCTGAGATTTCTTGAGCAAGGTCTTTGTTCTTagaggtaacctgttccagctgAAATTTAAAATAAGCAAGATCAGAGAAAAGCTGTGTGTTCTGATGCACATATTTTTCTTCAGCTTCAGATCTAACCTCGAGTCTGTTAGCCATAGCCTCTAGTTCCAACTGCAACTTTTGCACAAGAGCATTGGATGCATTTAATTTATTCATCATCTCCTGCATATCATGCTCAAATGTCTGCCTAATGATCAGAATTTCTGATTTTCCAGTGCTTAGGGATGCTTGAGCAATGTCTCTCTCCATCTCCAGATCTTTCTTCTCATCCAAGAGCTGAAGAATATTTCCTCTGGTGCTTTGTTGAAGCTCCTCTAACTGCGAGACAACAGCCATGAAGTCCATTAACTCCAAGTTCTGAGACACGGATTTACTCCAGAGAGATTCTTTGTTTGGCCTTTCGTCATAAGATTCCAAGAGATTTTCCAACTTATCTTGCAAAAAGTTGAGAATCTTTTGCAGATTTTCTTTCGCAGAAGCCATGTCATCAAATTCAGTTTTTACAGTGTCCAATTCTTCCTCCAAAgaggaaatttcattttgaaaagTGCCATTTCTTAGACTTTCTTGTTTCAATAAATTTTCCAACTCTGTTTTGTCAGCAGCACAAGCCTGCATCAAGGCTTCCGATTCTGTAATTTTCTGTCTAAGAAGACAATTTTCCCTTGTGACATTTCCTAGTTTTGCTTCCAATTTTTGATTTTGGAGAGCTATATCATTGGACCTAGCAATACAATTGGCCTGGTGTTCATTCAAGGAGTGAATGTCATCCATGGCATTCTGCAGCCTTAGCATCAACAACTCCTCAGATTTGTATGAGAGCTCCAGTTTTTGCGTAAGTTCATCCAGTTTTTCTTTCATACATCTAATATCACCTGCAGCTTCAACCAGAGTTCCTTGTAGAGTCTTTGAGAACACATCCAAGTGCACATTCACCACATGCATTTCGCACAATTCTTCTTCAACTTTCCGGTAAAGCTCTTCCTGCAAGTGGATGGACATTTTCAAGTCCTCTAAAAGCATATCACTTCCTAAAGATTGTTTCCTTGCCACTGCATTTTGATTCTGACACTTCAAGAGTGCAGCAGTGTCAGAATCCTTTAAATCCATCTTACGATTCTGTGCCATGTTTGGGCACCCTTGAAAGCATGGTTGTAAAGCTTCTGCGTGAGTCTGTCTAATGAGGCTCTCATTAGTCTCAAACATAGACAAAACCTGGAAAGAAAGCAGCTCAAGGTCCTTCTGTAACTGATCCACTGCTATTGAGTAATTCAAGCGTGCCCTTTTGAGTGTTGCTTCAGAAGCAACAGCTCTTGTTTCAAGCTCCTTGTTGAGAGATTCCAATTCTTGCCTATCCTCAGCATATCTTAAGATATGTTCACTCATTTCTTGGTGCATGGTTTCCATCTGATCCTTAGTAGATGAAATTGTGTAAAGGCAAGTGGAATGCTCATTTCTGAGATTCTGCAACTCTGCCAGCATTTGCTTCTGATTTTCCTCAAGCTCTTGAACAAGAGCCTCATAGTAGCACTCCATCTGGTCCATTTTTCTAGCCAGGCTTTCCTTTTCAGCTTTGGACTC
The sequence above is a segment of the Malania oleifera isolate guangnan ecotype guangnan chromosome 8, ASM2987363v1, whole genome shotgun sequence genome. Coding sequences within it:
- the LOC131162298 gene encoding uncharacterized protein LOC131162298 isoform X6 translates to MDNDLASAYEENIRLKSSLEVAESSISELKLEVDSLQSHTNEMGIETQKFAEQMAAEVASGEELAKEVSLLKSEYSKFKDDIELLKHSKLSPLLSSSETISAYQDHLFQDLQFRGLKGLLIIEDKLKELQDKAGFHQGDFGFLHPDFEALFGVLQDLKQGTGQTLSLLKTSQSEKANGKEISETGLHKNEKFLSGAGFGTDLYEPEGMLHCFSIPGLVSHEPGSRDASDAMKGKIFELVRELDESKAEKESLARKMDQMECYYEALVQELEENQKQMLAELQNLRNEHSTCLYTISSTKDQMETMHQEMSEHILRYAEDRQELESLNKELETRAVASEATLKRARLNYSIAVDQLQKDLELLSFQVLSMFETNESLIRQTHAEALQPCFQGCPNMAQNRKMDLKDSDTAALLKCQNQNAVARKQSLGSDMLLEDLKMSIHLQEELYRKVEEELCEMHVVNVHLDVFSKTLQGTLVEAAGDIRCMKEKLDELTQKLELSYKSEELLMLRLQNAMDDIHSLNEHQANCIARSNDIALQNQKLEAKLGNVTRENCLLRQKITESEALMQACAADKTELENLLKQESLRNGTFQNEISSLEEELDTVKTEFDDMASAKENLQKILNFLQDKLENLLESYDERPNKESLWSKSVSQNLELMDFMAVVSQLEELQQSTRGNILQLLDEKKDLEMERDIAQASLSTGKSEILIIRQTFEHDMQEMMNKLNASNALVQKLQLELEAMANRLEVRSEAEEKYVHQNTQLFSDLAYFKFQLEQVTSKNKDLAQEISALETVTEELGRSKLTIAEFTQENQVLMASLQDKTEESVKLALEVNNLKESLRCLQDDLHVERENRGNLEGLVTEFTHKLSEKHDQLLHFDQQKTELVRFKQMASDLEIEKSRFCDLLKHYEDRLQQVHEESSSITGLESQLSDMHELFIAADVQIIFTMLQYEAQFEELVQKFQSSNRNLRELHKQHIDVQNRLNLCLVSEERYVEENTRLSLTLESLSSDLDAFFTQNRVLLDTNSLMKAELEEYKNQASAMEVRFLEDKNLHAIELEQLNHMLKSFQEEIDNLTISNVELETKGIVLEAKLDEQRAQLTSQEECDNKLVMLQNQCNELTRRLSEQILKTEEFKNLSIHLKGLKDKSDAECLQARERREPEGPSVAMQDSLRIAFIKEQYETKLQELRHQLSISKKHGEEMLWKLQDAINELESRKKSEASHLKKNEDLSLKILELEAELQSVLSEKREKIKAFDQIKAELECLLISLECCKEEKQKVEASLQECNDEKSKITVELNLMKKLLDHSMSSVNVQKEGNDGSQEVQLMSGELFTGKGYQKNPVVSTPSHGIITMNVDSGNCLKGSPSKCLDQDRSMNCEEVDECSTANSEDVHPNKFDSMQPVQNSAIPKSVHGIPMHAFADQGNLLVGEGTQLAVMDDHFKAQSLKSCMDHLHKELERMIHDNSLFAQDNNFDPNFKGLQRELIQLHKANEKLGIIFPLFKEFPVSGNALERVIALEIELAEALQSKKKSSIHFQSSFLKQHSDEGAIFQSFRDINELIKDMLELRGRNAAVESELKEMHARYSQLSLQFAEVEGEREKLMMTLKNIRASKKPLHFNHAAAALGDHSS
- the LOC131162298 gene encoding uncharacterized protein LOC131162298 isoform X3, which gives rise to MSRIAKWKLEKTKVKVVFRLQFHATHIPQTGWDKLFISFIPADSGKATAKTTKANVRNGTCKWADPIYETTRLLQDAKTKSYDEKLYKIVVAMGSSRSSLLGEANINLADYADALKPFSVALPLHGTDSGTILHVTVQLLTSKTGFREFEQQRELRERGLTNTDQNNHYESAEGKVSSSEETVSDQLHKVNARVRFRPGSKELPALEEEAGLTESTDSAVGFDGSSNTSESLYAEKHEISSAHNIDSLQNTVSGDLGGHSLNQSPQTEKGDLSDHQLHGWGSDYSMDNDLASAYEENIRLKSSLEVAESSISELKLEVDSLQSHTNEMGIETQKFAEQMAAEVASGEELAKEVSLLKSEYSKFKDDIELLKHSKLSPLLSSSETISAYQDHLFQDLQFRGLKGLLIIEDKLKELQDKAGFHQGDFGFLHPDFEALFGVLQDLKQGTGQTLSLLKTSQSEKANGKEISETGLHKNEKFLSGAGFGTDLYEPEGMLHCFSIPGLVSHEPGSRDASDAMKGKIFELVRELDESKAEKESLARKMDQMECYYEALVQELEENQKQMLAELQNLRNEHSTCLYTISSTKDQMETMHQEMSEHILRYAEDRQELESLNKELETRAVASEATLKRARLNYSIAVDQLQKDLELLSFQVLSMFETNESLIRQTHAEALQPCFQGCPNMAQNRKMDLKDSDTAALLKCQNQNAVARKQSLGSDMLLEDLKMSIHLQEELYRKVEEELCEMHVVNVHLDVFSKTLQGTLVEAAGDIRCMKEKLDELTQKLELSYKSEELLMLRLQNAMDDIHSLNEHQANCIARSNDIALQNQKLEAKLGNVTRENCLLRQKITESEALMQACAADKTELENLLKQESLRNGTFQNEISSLEEELDTVKTEFDDMASAKENLQKILNFLQDKLENLLESYDERPNKESLWSKSVSQNLELMDFMAVVSQLEELQQSTRGNILQLLDEKKDLEMERDIAQASLSTGKSEILIIRQTFEHDMQEMMNKLNASNALVQKLQLELEAMANRLELEQVTSKNKDLAQEISALETVTEELGRSKLTIAEFTQENQVLMASLQDKTEESVKLALEVNNLKESLRCLQDDLHVERENRGNLEGLVTEFTHKLSEKHDQLLHFDQQKTELVRFKQMASDLEIEKSRFCDLLKHYEDRLQQVHEESSSITGLESQLSDMHELFIAADVQIIFTMLQYEAQFEELVQKFQSSNRNLRELHKQHIDVQNRLNLCLVSEERYVEENTRLSLTLESLSSDLDAFFTQNRVLLDTNSLMKAELEEYKNQASAMEVRFLEDKNLHAIELEQLNHMLKSFQEEIDNLTISNVELETKGIVLEAKLDEQRAQLTSQEECDNKLVMLQNQCNELTRRLSEQILKTEEFKNLSIHLKGLKDKSDAECLQARERREPEGPSVAMQDSLRIAFIKEQYETKLQELRHQLSISKKHGEEMLWKLQDAINELESRKKSEASHLKKNEDLSLKILELEAELQSVLSEKREKIKAFDQIKAELECLLISLECCKEEKQKVEASLQECNDEKSKITVELNLMKKLLDHSMSSVNVQKEGNDGSQEVQLMSGELFTGKGYQKNPVVSTPSHGIITMNVDSGNCLKGSPSKCLDQDRSMNCEEVDECSTANSEDVHPNKFDSMQPVQNSAIPKSVHGIPMHAFADQGNLLVGEGTQLAVMDDHFKAQSLKSCMDHLHKELERMIHDNSLFAQDNNFDPNFKGLQRELIQLHKANEKLGIIFPLFKEFPVSGNALERVIALEIELAEALQSKKKSSIHFQSSFLKQHSDEGAIFQSFRDINELIKDMLELRGRNAAVESELKEMHARYSQLSLQFAEVEGEREKLMMTLKNIRASKKPLHFNHAAAALGDHSS
- the LOC131162298 gene encoding uncharacterized protein LOC131162298 isoform X4 is translated as MSRIAKWKLEKTKVKVVFRLQFHATHIPQTGWDKLFISFIPADSGKATAKTTKANVRNGTCKWADPIYETTRLLQDAKTKSYDEKLYKIVVAMGSSRSSLLGEANINLADYADALKPFSVALPLHGTDSGTILHVTVQLLTSKTGFREFEQQRELRERGLTNTDQNNHYESAEGKVSSSEETVSDQLHKVNARVRFRPGSKELPALEEEAGLTESTDSAVGFDGSSNTSESLYAEKHEISSAHNIDSLQNTVSGDLGGHSLNQSPQTEKGDLSDHQLHGWGSDYSMDNDLASAYEENIRLKSSLEVAESSISELKLEVDSLQSHTNEMGIETQKFAEQMAAEVASGEELAKEVSLLKSEYSKFKDDIELLKHSKLSPLLSSSETISAYQDHLFQDLQFRGLKGLLIIEDKLKELQDKAGFHQGDFGFLHPDFEALFGVLQDLKQGTGQTLSLLKTSQSEKANGKEISETGLHKNEKFLSGAGFGTDLYEPEGMLHCFSIPGLVSHEPGSRDASDAMKGKIFELVRELDESKAEKESLARKMDQMECYYEALVQELEENQKQMLAELQNLRNEHSTCLYTISSTKDQMETMHQEMSEHILRYAEDRQELESLNKELETRAVASEATLKRARLNYSIAVDQLQKDLELLSFQVLSMFETNESLIRQTHAEALQPCFQGCPNMAQNRKMDLKDSDTAALLKCQNQNAVARKQSLGSDMLLEDLKMSIHLQEELYRKVEEELCEMHVVNVHLDVFSKTLQGTLVEAAGDIRCMKEKLDELTQKLELSYKSEELLMLRLQNAMDDIHSLNEHQANCIARSNDIALQNQKLEAKLGNVTRENCLLRQKITESEALMQACAADKTELENLLKQESLRNGTFQNEISSLEEELDTVKTEFDDMASAKENLQKILNFLQDKLENLLESYDERPNKESLWSKSVSQNLELMDFMAVVSQLEELQQSTRGNILQLLDEKKDLEMERDIAQASLSTGKSEILIIRQTFEHDMQEMMNKLNASNALVQKLQLELEAMANRLEVRSEAEEKYVHQNTQLFSDLAYFKFQLEQVTSKNKDLAQEISALETVTEELGRSKLTIAEFTQENQVLMASLQDKTEESVKLALEVNNLKESLRCLQDDLHVERENRGNLEGLVTEFTHKLSEKHDQLLHFDQQKTELVRFKQMASDLEIEKSRFCDLLKHYEDRLQQVHEESSSITGLESQLSDMHELFIAADVQIIFTMLQYEAQFEELVQKFQSSNRNLRELHKQHIDVQNRLNLCLVSEERVLLDTNSLMKAELEEYKNQASAMEVRFLEDKNLHAIELEQLNHMLKSFQEEIDNLTISNVELETKGIVLEAKLDEQRAQLTSQEECDNKLVMLQNQCNELTRRLSEQILKTEEFKNLSIHLKGLKDKSDAECLQARERREPEGPSVAMQDSLRIAFIKEQYETKLQELRHQLSISKKHGEEMLWKLQDAINELESRKKSEASHLKKNEDLSLKILELEAELQSVLSEKREKIKAFDQIKAELECLLISLECCKEEKQKVEASLQECNDEKSKITVELNLMKKLLDHSMSSVNVQKEGNDGSQEVQLMSGELFTGKGYQKNPVVSTPSHGIITMNVDSGNCLKGSPSKCLDQDRSMNCEEVDECSTANSEDVHPNKFDSMQPVQNSAIPKSVHGIPMHAFADQGNLLVGEGTQLAVMDDHFKAQSLKSCMDHLHKELERMIHDNSLFAQDNNFDPNFKGLQRELIQLHKANEKLGIIFPLFKEFPVSGNALERVIALEIELAEALQSKKKSSIHFQSSFLKQHSDEGAIFQSFRDINELIKDMLELRGRNAAVESELKEMHARYSQLSLQFAEVEGEREKLMMTLKNIRASKKPLHFNHAAAALGDHSS
- the LOC131162298 gene encoding uncharacterized protein LOC131162298 isoform X1, with protein sequence MSRIAKWKLEKTKVKVVFRLQFHATHIPQTGWDKLFISFIPADSGKATAKTTKANVRNGTCKWADPIYETTRLLQDAKTKSYDEKLYKIVVAMGSSRSSLLGEANINLADYADALKPFSVALPLHGTDSGTILHVTVQLLTSKTGFREFEQQRELRERGLTNTDQNNHYESAEGKVSSSEETVSDQLHKVNARVRFRPGSKELPALEEEAGLTESTDSAVGFDGSSNTSESLYAEKHEISSAHNIDSLQNTVSGDLGGHSLNQSPQTEKGDLSDHQLHGWGSDYSMDNDLASAYEENIRLKSSLEVAESSISELKLEVDSLQSHTNEMGIETQKFAEQMAAEVASGEELAKEVSLLKSEYSKFKDDIELLKHSKLSPLLSSSETISAYQDHLFQDLQFRGLKGLLIIEDKLKELQDKAGFHQGDFGFLHPDFEALFGVLQDLKQGTGQTLSLLKTSQSEKANGKEISETGLHKNEKFLSGAGFGTDLYEPEGMLHCFSIPGLVSHEPGSRDASDAMKGKIFELVRELDESKAEKESLARKMDQMECYYEALVQELEENQKQMLAELQNLRNEHSTCLYTISSTKDQMETMHQEMSEHILRYAEDRQELESLNKELETRAVASEATLKRARLNYSIAVDQLQKDLELLSFQVLSMFETNESLIRQTHAEALQPCFQGCPNMAQNRKMDLKDSDTAALLKCQNQNAVARKQSLGSDMLLEDLKMSIHLQEELYRKVEEELCEMHVVNVHLDVFSKTLQGTLVEAAGDIRCMKEKLDELTQKLELSYKSEELLMLRLQNAMDDIHSLNEHQANCIARSNDIALQNQKLEAKLGNVTRENCLLRQKITESEALMQACAADKTELENLLKQESLRNGTFQNEISSLEEELDTVKTEFDDMASAKENLQKILNFLQDKLENLLESYDERPNKESLWSKSVSQNLELMDFMAVVSQLEELQQSTRGNILQLLDEKKDLEMERDIAQASLSTGKSEILIIRQTFEHDMQEMMNKLNASNALVQKLQLELEAMANRLEVRSEAEEKYVHQNTQLFSDLAYFKFQLEQVTSKNKDLAQEISALETVTEELGRSKLTIAEFTQENQVLMASLQDKTEESVKLALEVNNLKESLRCLQDDLHVERENRGNLEGLVTEFTHKLSEKHDQLLHFDQQKTELVRFKQMASDLEIEKSRFCDLLKHYEDRLQQVHEESSSITGLESQLSDMHELFIAADVQIIFTMLQYEAQFEELVQKFQSSNRNLRELHKQHIDVQNRLNLCLVSEERYVEENTRLSLTLESLSSDLDAFFTQNRVLLDTNSLMKAELEEYKNQASAMEVRFLEDKNLHAIELEQLNHMLKSFQEEIDNLTISNVELETKGIVLEAKLDEQRAQLTSQEECDNKLVMLQNQCNELTRRLSEQILKTEEFKNLSIHLKGLKDKSDAECLQARERREPEGPSVAMQDSLRIAFIKEQYETKLQELRHQLSISKKHGEEMLWKLQDAINELESRKKSEASHLKKNEDLSLKILELEAELQSVLSEKREKIKAFDQIKAELECLLISLECCKEEKQKVEASLQECNDEKSKITVELNLMKKLLDHSMSSVNVQKEGNDGSQEVQLMSGELFTGKGYQKNPVVSTPSHGIITMNVDSGNCLKGSPSKCLDQDRSMNCEEVDECSTANSEDVHPNKFDSMQPVQNSAIPKSVHGIPMHAFADQGNLLVGEGTQLAVMDDHFKAQSLKSCMDHLHKELERMIHDNSLFAQDNNFDPNFKGLQRELIQLHKANEKLGIIFPLFKEFPVSGNALERVIALEIELAEALQSKKKSSIHFQSSFLKQHSDEGAIFQSFRDINELIKDMLELRGRNAAVESELKEMHARYSQLSLQFAEVEGEREKLMMTLKNIRASKKPLHFNHAAAALGDHSS
- the LOC131162298 gene encoding uncharacterized protein LOC131162298 isoform X2; this translates as MSRIAKWKLEKTKVKVVFRLQFHATHIPQTGWDKLFISFIPADSGKATAKTTKANVRNGTCKWADPIYETTRLLQDAKTKSYDEKLYKIVVAMGSSRSSLLGEANINLADYADALKPFSVALPLHGTDSGTILHVTVQLLTSKTGFREFEQQRELRERGLTNTDQNNHYESAEGKVNARVRFRPGSKELPALEEEAGLTESTDSAVGFDGSSNTSESLYAEKHEISSAHNIDSLQNTVSGDLGGHSLNQSPQTEKGDLSDHQLHGWGSDYSMDNDLASAYEENIRLKSSLEVAESSISELKLEVDSLQSHTNEMGIETQKFAEQMAAEVASGEELAKEVSLLKSEYSKFKDDIELLKHSKLSPLLSSSETISAYQDHLFQDLQFRGLKGLLIIEDKLKELQDKAGFHQGDFGFLHPDFEALFGVLQDLKQGTGQTLSLLKTSQSEKANGKEISETGLHKNEKFLSGAGFGTDLYEPEGMLHCFSIPGLVSHEPGSRDASDAMKGKIFELVRELDESKAEKESLARKMDQMECYYEALVQELEENQKQMLAELQNLRNEHSTCLYTISSTKDQMETMHQEMSEHILRYAEDRQELESLNKELETRAVASEATLKRARLNYSIAVDQLQKDLELLSFQVLSMFETNESLIRQTHAEALQPCFQGCPNMAQNRKMDLKDSDTAALLKCQNQNAVARKQSLGSDMLLEDLKMSIHLQEELYRKVEEELCEMHVVNVHLDVFSKTLQGTLVEAAGDIRCMKEKLDELTQKLELSYKSEELLMLRLQNAMDDIHSLNEHQANCIARSNDIALQNQKLEAKLGNVTRENCLLRQKITESEALMQACAADKTELENLLKQESLRNGTFQNEISSLEEELDTVKTEFDDMASAKENLQKILNFLQDKLENLLESYDERPNKESLWSKSVSQNLELMDFMAVVSQLEELQQSTRGNILQLLDEKKDLEMERDIAQASLSTGKSEILIIRQTFEHDMQEMMNKLNASNALVQKLQLELEAMANRLEVRSEAEEKYVHQNTQLFSDLAYFKFQLEQVTSKNKDLAQEISALETVTEELGRSKLTIAEFTQENQVLMASLQDKTEESVKLALEVNNLKESLRCLQDDLHVERENRGNLEGLVTEFTHKLSEKHDQLLHFDQQKTELVRFKQMASDLEIEKSRFCDLLKHYEDRLQQVHEESSSITGLESQLSDMHELFIAADVQIIFTMLQYEAQFEELVQKFQSSNRNLRELHKQHIDVQNRLNLCLVSEERYVEENTRLSLTLESLSSDLDAFFTQNRVLLDTNSLMKAELEEYKNQASAMEVRFLEDKNLHAIELEQLNHMLKSFQEEIDNLTISNVELETKGIVLEAKLDEQRAQLTSQEECDNKLVMLQNQCNELTRRLSEQILKTEEFKNLSIHLKGLKDKSDAECLQARERREPEGPSVAMQDSLRIAFIKEQYETKLQELRHQLSISKKHGEEMLWKLQDAINELESRKKSEASHLKKNEDLSLKILELEAELQSVLSEKREKIKAFDQIKAELECLLISLECCKEEKQKVEASLQECNDEKSKITVELNLMKKLLDHSMSSVNVQKEGNDGSQEVQLMSGELFTGKGYQKNPVVSTPSHGIITMNVDSGNCLKGSPSKCLDQDRSMNCEEVDECSTANSEDVHPNKFDSMQPVQNSAIPKSVHGIPMHAFADQGNLLVGEGTQLAVMDDHFKAQSLKSCMDHLHKELERMIHDNSLFAQDNNFDPNFKGLQRELIQLHKANEKLGIIFPLFKEFPVSGNALERVIALEIELAEALQSKKKSSIHFQSSFLKQHSDEGAIFQSFRDINELIKDMLELRGRNAAVESELKEMHARYSQLSLQFAEVEGEREKLMMTLKNIRASKKPLHFNHAAAALGDHSS
- the LOC131162298 gene encoding uncharacterized protein LOC131162298 isoform X5, whose product is MSRIAKWKLEKTKVKVVFRLQFHATHIPQTGWDKLFISFIPADSGKATAKTTKANVRNGTCKWADPIYETTRLLQDAKTKSYDEKLYKIVVAMGSSRSSLLGEANINLADYADALKPFSVALPLHGTDSGTILHVTVQLLTSKTGFREFEQQRELRERGLTNTDQNNHYESAEGKVSSSEETVSDQLHKVNARVRFRPGSKELPALEEEAGLTESTDSAVGFDGSSNTSESLYAEKHEISSAHNIDSLQNTVSGDLGGHSLNQSPQTEKGDLSDHQLHGWGSDYSMDNDLASAYEENIRLKSSLEVAESSISELKLEVDSLQSHTNEMGIETQKFAEQMAAEVASGEELAKEVSLLKSEYSKFKDDIELLKHSKLSPLLSSSETISAYQDHLFQDLQFRGLKGLLIIEDKLKELQDKAGFHQGDFGFLHPDFEALFGVLQDLKQGTGQTLSLLKTSQSEKANGKEISETGLHKNEKFLSGAGFGTDLYEPEGMLHCFSIPGLVSHEPGSRDASDAMKGKIFELVRELDESKAEKESLARKMDQMECYYEALVQELEENQKQMLAELQNLRNEHSTCLYTISSTKDQMETMHQEMSEHILRYAEDRQELESLNKELETRAVASEATLKRARLNYSIAVDQLQKDLELLSFQVLSMFETNESLIRQTHAEALQPCFQGCPNMAQNRKMDLKDSDTAALLKCQNQNAVARKQSLGSDMLLEDLKMSIHLQEELYRKVEEELCEMHVVNVHLDVFSKTLQGTLVEAAGDIRCMKEKLDELTQKLELSYKSEELLMLRLQNAMDDIHSLNEHQANCIARSNDIALQNQKLEAKLGNVTRENCLLRQKITESEALMQACAADKTELENLLKQESLRNGTFQNEISSLEEELDTVKTEFDDMASAKENLQKILNFLQDKLENLLESYDERPNKESLWSKSVSQNLELMDFMAVVSQLEELQQSTRGNILQLLDEKKDLEMERDIAQASLSTGKSEILIIRQTFEHDMQEMMNKLNASNALVQKLQLELEAMANRLELEQVTSKNKDLAQEISALETVTEELGRSKLTIAEFTQENQVLMASLQDKTEESVKLALEVNNLKESLRCLQDDLHVERENRGNLEGLVTEFTHKLSEKHDQLLHFDQQKTELVRFKQMASDLEIEKSRFCDLLKHYEDRLQQVHEESSSITGLESQLSDMHELFIAADVQIIFTMLQYEAQFEELVQKFQSSNRNLRELHKQHIDVQNRLNLCLVSEERVLLDTNSLMKAELEEYKNQASAMEVRFLEDKNLHAIELEQLNHMLKSFQEEIDNLTISNVELETKGIVLEAKLDEQRAQLTSQEECDNKLVMLQNQCNELTRRLSEQILKTEEFKNLSIHLKGLKDKSDAECLQARERREPEGPSVAMQDSLRIAFIKEQYETKLQELRHQLSISKKHGEEMLWKLQDAINELESRKKSEASHLKKNEDLSLKILELEAELQSVLSEKREKIKAFDQIKAELECLLISLECCKEEKQKVEASLQECNDEKSKITVELNLMKKLLDHSMSSVNVQKEGNDGSQEVQLMSGELFTGKGYQKNPVVSTPSHGIITMNVDSGNCLKGSPSKCLDQDRSMNCEEVDECSTANSEDVHPNKFDSMQPVQNSAIPKSVHGIPMHAFADQGNLLVGEGTQLAVMDDHFKAQSLKSCMDHLHKELERMIHDNSLFAQDNNFDPNFKGLQRELIQLHKANEKLGIIFPLFKEFPVSGNALERVIALEIELAEALQSKKKSSIHFQSSFLKQHSDEGAIFQSFRDINELIKDMLELRGRNAAVESELKEMHARYSQLSLQFAEVEGEREKLMMTLKNIRASKKPLHFNHAAAALGDHSS